One genomic segment of Pempheris klunzingeri isolate RE-2024b chromosome 21, fPemKlu1.hap1, whole genome shotgun sequence includes these proteins:
- the naa50 gene encoding N-alpha-acetyltransferase 50 isoform X2 translates to MKGRIELGDVTPHNIKQLKRLNQVIFPVSYNDKFYKDVLEVGELAKLAYFNDIAVGAVCCRVDHSQNQKRLYIMTLGCLAPYRRLGIGTKMLNHVLNICEKDGTFDNIYLHVQISNESAIDFYQKFGFEIIETKKNYYKRIEPADAHVLQKSLRSPCAPPSGELQKAE, encoded by the exons ATGAAAGG CCGGATCGAGCTGGGGGATGTTACGCCCCACAACATTAAGCAGCTGAAACGTCTGAACCAGGTCATCTTCCCTGTCAGCTACAACGACAAGTTTTATAAAGATGTGCTGGAAGTTGGAGAGCTTGCAAAGCTAG CATACTTCAATGACATTGCAGTGGGCGCTGTGTGCTGCAGAGTGGACCACTCTCAGAACCAGAAGAGACTGTACATCATGACGCTCGGCTGTCTAGCACCCTACCGTAGACTTGGAATTG GTACAAAGATGCTGAATCATGTGCTAAACATCTGTGAGAAGGATGGCACTTTTGACAACATTTACCT TCATGTGCAGATCAGCAATGAGTCAGCCATTGACTTTTACCAGAAGTTTGGCTTTGAGATCATCGAAACAAAAAAGAATTACTACAAGAGGATAGAGCCTGCAGATGCCCATGTGTTGCAGAAGAGTCTGCGCAGCCCGTGTGCACCCCCCAGCGGAGAGCTTCAGAAGGCAGAGTAG
- the naa50 gene encoding N-alpha-acetyltransferase 50 isoform X1 codes for MKGSRIELGDVTPHNIKQLKRLNQVIFPVSYNDKFYKDVLEVGELAKLAYFNDIAVGAVCCRVDHSQNQKRLYIMTLGCLAPYRRLGIGTKMLNHVLNICEKDGTFDNIYLHVQISNESAIDFYQKFGFEIIETKKNYYKRIEPADAHVLQKSLRSPCAPPSGELQKAE; via the exons ATGAAAGG TAGCCGGATCGAGCTGGGGGATGTTACGCCCCACAACATTAAGCAGCTGAAACGTCTGAACCAGGTCATCTTCCCTGTCAGCTACAACGACAAGTTTTATAAAGATGTGCTGGAAGTTGGAGAGCTTGCAAAGCTAG CATACTTCAATGACATTGCAGTGGGCGCTGTGTGCTGCAGAGTGGACCACTCTCAGAACCAGAAGAGACTGTACATCATGACGCTCGGCTGTCTAGCACCCTACCGTAGACTTGGAATTG GTACAAAGATGCTGAATCATGTGCTAAACATCTGTGAGAAGGATGGCACTTTTGACAACATTTACCT TCATGTGCAGATCAGCAATGAGTCAGCCATTGACTTTTACCAGAAGTTTGGCTTTGAGATCATCGAAACAAAAAAGAATTACTACAAGAGGATAGAGCCTGCAGATGCCCATGTGTTGCAGAAGAGTCTGCGCAGCCCGTGTGCACCCCCCAGCGGAGAGCTTCAGAAGGCAGAGTAG